From the genome of Cytobacillus firmus, one region includes:
- a CDS encoding FixH family protein, translating into MKKLMFIWLAVMIIISLAACSNNNAAEEEPQFLDVELSINPEKAKVNEPVVFEAKVTYGEEEVTDADEVKFEIWRANAEEHEKILVEHAENGIYRLEKSFKEEGTYYIYSHVTARRMHNMPKKEFVVGKPSPPEKESGSQEENMDDDDHGSH; encoded by the coding sequence ATGAAAAAACTAATGTTTATTTGGCTTGCGGTAATGATAATTATTAGCCTGGCAGCCTGCAGCAATAATAATGCAGCTGAAGAAGAGCCGCAATTCCTGGATGTCGAGTTATCGATAAACCCTGAAAAAGCAAAAGTGAATGAACCGGTTGTTTTTGAAGCAAAAGTTACATATGGAGAAGAAGAGGTTACAGATGCAGACGAAGTCAAGTTTGAGATCTGGAGAGCGAATGCAGAAGAACACGAAAAAATTCTTGTTGAACATGCTGAAAACGGGATCTACCGCCTGGAGAAAAGCTTTAAAGAAGAAGGTACCTATTATATATATTCACATGTAACGGCGCGAAGGATGCATAATATGCCTAAAAAAGAATTTGTTGTCGGCAAGCCCAGTCCACCTGAAAAAGAGTCAGGCAGCCAGGAAGAAAATATGGATGACGATGATCATGGCAGCCATTAA
- a CDS encoding sensor histidine kinase → MKFLTNSLAKKMWLTVTAAIIITILYSYFLSYLFYEKIYVENVRDSLLTEGRSLASEYQGGALTEDLRKKIDWYNSKSETEIFIVSNPRELSACLPFEIDYQTLIGKAEREDLLKGIPVEKLGYEKRFDRKIMGVIIPLLDDNRLQGIIYLYVPLAKISEITRDFAYLWLAAAAVFTIISIILGTLLVKKLTKPLLDMKGAAEHVSKGYYDIHLNIDSKDEIGQLANAFNYMSSSIRKEDEKKRDFLANVSHELRTPISYVKGYSEALISGMEKSEEDRKKYLQLILRESRRMERLVGDLLDLSKLESNEYKLEKMPLPLAQLIEDAIEKYKPVLREKNVDLQYRLDPEVIINGDEGRIEQVIQNIMDNSIRYTAKGRISIRLSQEREQCLIEIEDTGIGISEEHLSKIKQRFYRVNKGRTRSDGGTGLGLAIAEKLVKLHQGELTVFSELNKGTTVRIMLPLLEIKKI, encoded by the coding sequence ATGAAATTCCTGACAAATAGCCTGGCTAAAAAAATGTGGCTGACTGTAACAGCCGCAATTATTATTACGATCTTATATTCCTATTTTTTATCTTACTTATTTTATGAAAAAATTTATGTAGAAAATGTCAGGGACTCTCTGCTGACTGAAGGGAGAAGCCTGGCGTCAGAGTACCAGGGTGGTGCTTTGACAGAAGATCTCAGGAAAAAAATCGATTGGTATAATTCTAAATCAGAAACAGAGATTTTTATTGTCAGTAATCCCAGAGAACTTAGTGCCTGTCTGCCTTTTGAAATTGACTATCAGACTTTAATTGGCAAAGCAGAGCGTGAAGATCTTCTTAAAGGCATTCCAGTTGAAAAACTGGGCTATGAAAAAAGGTTTGACCGGAAAATTATGGGTGTCATTATTCCGCTTCTTGATGATAATCGGCTTCAAGGCATTATTTATTTATATGTTCCCCTTGCGAAGATTTCAGAGATTACCCGGGATTTTGCATATCTGTGGCTCGCAGCTGCGGCGGTTTTTACGATTATCAGCATCATTTTAGGTACGTTGCTGGTTAAAAAACTGACAAAGCCTCTGCTGGATATGAAGGGTGCAGCAGAACATGTTTCAAAGGGATACTATGATATTCATTTAAACATTGATTCAAAGGACGAAATTGGCCAGCTGGCCAATGCCTTCAATTATATGTCCTCCTCTATACGAAAAGAAGACGAAAAGAAAAGGGATTTTCTCGCGAATGTATCTCATGAGTTAAGAACTCCTATCAGCTATGTAAAAGGATACAGTGAGGCGCTCATTTCCGGAATGGAAAAATCCGAAGAGGACAGAAAAAAATACTTACAGCTGATACTTAGAGAATCACGAAGGATGGAACGTCTCGTTGGAGATTTGCTTGATTTATCCAAACTTGAATCTAACGAATACAAACTCGAAAAAATGCCGCTGCCATTGGCACAGTTAATAGAGGACGCTATTGAAAAATACAAGCCGGTCCTCCGTGAAAAAAATGTGGATCTGCAATATCGCCTGGATCCTGAAGTAATCATTAACGGTGATGAAGGCAGGATTGAACAGGTTATCCAAAATATTATGGACAATTCCATCCGGTATACAGCAAAAGGCAGAATCAGCATCCGTTTATCTCAAGAGAGAGAGCAATGCCTGATTGAAATAGAGGATACAGGCATAGGGATTTCAGAAGAACATTTAAGCAAAATTAAACAACGGTTTTATAGAGTGAATAAAGGCAGAACAAGATCAGATGGCGGCACAGGGCTTGGTCTGGCAATTGCAGAAAAGCTGGTTAAGCTTCATCAAGGCGAGCTGACTGTGTTCAGTGAATTAAATAAGGGGACGACAGTTAGAATCATGCTGCCGCTGCTCGAAATAAAGAAAATTTAG
- a CDS encoding response regulator transcription factor — translation MLNILIIDDEADMRHLIEMYLGNSGFACFSAESGFEAYGLLENNVMDLVILDIMMPGEDGFDVCSRIRQKSNVPIIFLSAKGEEWDKVKALQLGGDDYIVKPFSPGELVARINAVLRRTGGIKNDMDAIQIGKITIDKKARKVSVEGKHVTLTLKEYELLLFFIEHKNRALSREQLLENIWGIDYTGSLRTVDTHIKTLRMKLGVGDYIQTVWGVGYKFEVPDE, via the coding sequence ATGCTGAATATCCTGATTATAGATGATGAAGCTGATATGAGGCATTTGATTGAAATGTACCTCGGGAATTCAGGATTTGCATGCTTTTCAGCAGAGAGCGGCTTTGAAGCATACGGCTTACTTGAAAATAATGTGATGGACTTAGTTATTCTGGATATCATGATGCCTGGGGAGGATGGGTTTGATGTATGTTCCCGAATAAGGCAAAAATCAAATGTGCCAATAATATTTCTTTCAGCTAAGGGAGAGGAATGGGATAAAGTGAAAGCCCTGCAGTTAGGGGGAGATGATTATATTGTCAAACCATTCAGTCCTGGAGAGCTTGTCGCCAGAATCAATGCTGTCCTTCGAAGAACGGGAGGAATAAAAAATGACATGGATGCTATTCAAATTGGGAAAATCACAATTGACAAAAAAGCACGAAAGGTCTCAGTTGAGGGAAAGCATGTCACGCTTACGCTTAAAGAATATGAATTGCTTCTGTTTTTTATCGAACATAAAAACCGGGCATTAAGCAGGGAACAGCTGCTTGAAAATATTTGGGGCATTGATTATACAGGAAGTTTAAGAACAGTGGATACTCATATAAAAACGCTGAGAATGAAGCTGGGGGTTGGTGACTATATTCAAACAGTCTGGGGAGTAGGCTATAAATTCGAGGTGCCGGATGAATGA
- a CDS encoding YncE family protein: MSKKMYWLFFLWIITAFLTSCSEKRQPAIPEDISFAATVNIKDMTISFVDLEKKKLAAEWAMEKPYTGALILPDNDSILLYGKQLETADLYSLKEGKLINSWETGEGIVNGILLETNEIVFADQHLNKIRFFHLNGEEEKQVESEIDPLTLLESREKNKLFVLSFNHKKMGIIDLESKEKSGEFTIHPSAAGAWLNEKNGEIWIGGHGEGVEIEQNIHVYDEETGKLIKKIPAASMPINFLGQENQVYVLSHGSNMLYKINESGEEEAAVSIAANPFEMAFAADTLLVAGYDSNDLHILEPENLKTLKSIKVGEGPFKIVIRESVK, encoded by the coding sequence ATGTCAAAAAAAATGTATTGGCTTTTCTTTTTATGGATCATAACGGCCTTCCTTACTTCCTGCTCAGAAAAGAGGCAGCCTGCAATACCCGAGGATATTAGCTTTGCTGCCACAGTAAATATCAAGGATATGACCATATCTTTTGTGGACCTGGAAAAAAAGAAGCTGGCGGCAGAATGGGCTATGGAGAAACCTTATACAGGCGCTTTAATTCTCCCGGACAATGATTCCATCCTTCTTTATGGAAAACAGCTTGAAACGGCTGACCTTTATTCCTTAAAGGAAGGTAAACTGATTAACAGCTGGGAAACAGGAGAAGGAATCGTAAATGGAATCCTGCTTGAAACGAATGAAATCGTTTTTGCAGATCAGCATTTAAACAAAATTAGGTTCTTTCATTTAAATGGAGAAGAAGAAAAACAGGTCGAATCTGAGATAGATCCGCTTACCCTGCTGGAATCCCGTGAAAAGAATAAGTTATTTGTTCTAAGCTTCAATCATAAAAAAATGGGAATTATCGACCTTGAATCAAAAGAAAAAAGCGGGGAATTTACGATCCATCCTTCAGCAGCCGGTGCGTGGCTCAATGAGAAAAACGGTGAAATCTGGATTGGCGGACATGGAGAAGGTGTAGAGATTGAACAAAATATCCACGTATATGATGAAGAAACGGGTAAGTTAATAAAGAAAATTCCAGCCGCTTCGATGCCGATTAATTTTCTGGGACAAGAAAATCAAGTATATGTCCTAAGCCACGGGTCAAATATGTTATATAAAATTAATGAATCAGGGGAAGAAGAAGCCGCTGTGTCGATTGCGGCAAATCCTTTTGAAATGGCTTTTGCAGCAGATACACTATTAGTGGCCGGTTATGACAGCAATGATTTACATATACTGGAGCCGGAAAATTTAAAAACCCTTAAAAGCATCAAGGTTGGAGAGGGTCCTTTTAAAATAGTCATTAGGGAGAGTGTGAAATGA
- a CDS encoding DNA alkylation repair protein, whose amino-acid sequence MNSPYRCPNCKTNRSRFNIIQQVPQSIKMDPQTGNVLEEYSSEQLSPFHMPYKGPEKRVQCAACGLVEDERTFIKFGEKQ is encoded by the coding sequence ATGAATTCACCTTATCGGTGCCCAAACTGTAAAACAAACAGAAGCCGATTCAATATTATTCAGCAGGTGCCTCAATCCATCAAAATGGATCCTCAGACAGGGAATGTTTTGGAAGAATACAGCAGTGAACAGCTGTCCCCCTTCCATATGCCTTACAAAGGTCCTGAAAAAAGGGTTCAATGTGCGGCTTGCGGACTTGTAGAAGACGAGCGGACATTCATTAAATTTGGCGAAAAACAGTAA
- a CDS encoding CobW family GTP-binding protein, giving the protein MNKTEIYILSGFLGSGKTTLLKQLLQDEKKQGRKVAVMMNELGKVSIDSDAVDEGVPLKELLDGCICCTISDKLEAQLQELLMVEKPEAIYIETTGAAHPIEVLDSILSPLFADRMRVKGIISVVDSPRWLNRNVLSPQVQQLLIEQVRHADLIILNKADKLSEAELARLTMEIQGLNSQSFTILTTYSKIAVKQVRDMSSGKKSKASRSHVFSDLKLSTFVYQFQKPVNQTDFEDFLRGLPDTVYRIKGYMKLNSSKYPYLFQFSYGMPLYMQENINMPLNMVFIGENLDWAEIEHRLKILEESI; this is encoded by the coding sequence ATGAATAAAACAGAAATATATATATTATCAGGATTTCTTGGGAGCGGGAAAACGACGCTTCTAAAGCAGCTGCTCCAGGATGAAAAAAAGCAAGGCAGAAAAGTGGCAGTCATGATGAACGAGCTTGGGAAAGTTTCCATTGACTCGGATGCAGTCGATGAGGGTGTGCCATTAAAAGAGCTGCTTGACGGCTGTATATGCTGTACCATCTCAGATAAGCTCGAGGCGCAGCTTCAGGAATTATTAATGGTTGAAAAGCCGGAAGCGATTTATATTGAAACTACAGGTGCTGCTCATCCCATTGAAGTTCTGGATAGCATCCTTTCCCCCCTTTTTGCAGACAGGATGCGGGTAAAAGGCATTATTTCTGTTGTTGACAGTCCAAGATGGCTTAATCGAAATGTGTTAAGTCCTCAGGTGCAGCAGCTTTTAATTGAGCAGGTAAGGCATGCAGACTTAATAATCCTGAATAAAGCAGATAAACTTTCCGAGGCGGAACTGGCGCGGCTTACAATGGAGATTCAGGGTCTTAACAGCCAGTCGTTCACCATCTTAACTACATATTCAAAGATTGCTGTGAAGCAGGTAAGAGATATGTCCTCCGGGAAAAAGAGCAAGGCTTCCAGATCACATGTTTTTTCTGATTTAAAGCTTAGCACGTTCGTTTATCAGTTTCAAAAACCTGTCAATCAGACTGATTTTGAAGATTTTCTTAGAGGACTTCCAGATACTGTGTACAGAATAAAAGGGTATATGAAGCTGAATTCTTCAAAGTACCCGTATCTTTTTCAGTTTTCATATGGAATGCCGCTTTATATGCAGGAAAACATCAATATGCCCCTGAATATGGTGTTTATTGGGGAGAATCTTGATTGGGCAGAAATCGAACATAGGTTGAAGATTCTAGAAGAATCTATCTAA
- a CDS encoding class I SAM-dependent methyltransferase encodes MLENTGERIILEEMPVTNGMLLEHLARYYFALYYAKGRVLDIACGTGYGSKIMAKAKKKEINEIVAVDIDEGALNYARQHHYHPLVQYIKANAEDDSLPEQLGFFDVITSFETLEHLPSEEIFLNSLFKMLKPGGTLILSTPFGAGRGKPTNEPFHFHQLTEDEFIELFKSYGETEFYYQRSVLIEPKREGKHYPFGIAVCRKSK; translated from the coding sequence ATGCTCGAAAATACTGGAGAAAGAATCATACTGGAGGAAATGCCGGTTACTAACGGAATGCTTCTGGAACATTTGGCACGTTACTATTTTGCCCTTTATTACGCTAAAGGAAGAGTGCTTGATATTGCCTGCGGGACGGGGTACGGTTCAAAAATAATGGCAAAAGCCAAGAAAAAAGAAATTAATGAAATTGTTGCAGTGGACATTGATGAGGGTGCACTGAACTATGCCAGACAGCATCATTATCATCCTCTCGTGCAATATATTAAAGCCAATGCGGAAGATGATTCCCTCCCTGAACAATTAGGATTCTTTGATGTGATAACGAGCTTTGAAACGCTTGAACACCTGCCATCAGAAGAAATATTCCTTAACAGTCTTTTTAAGATGCTAAAGCCAGGCGGGACTCTCATTTTATCCACGCCCTTCGGTGCCGGAAGGGGAAAGCCAACAAATGAGCCCTTCCATTTTCACCAGCTGACTGAGGATGAATTTATTGAACTGTTCAAGTCTTACGGAGAGACGGAATTTTATTATCAGAGAAGTGTTCTCATTGAACCGAAAAGAGAAGGCAAACACTACCCTTTTGGGATTGCAGTCTGCAGAAAAAGTAAATGA
- a CDS encoding LCP family protein gives MKKIMILFAAAAAILSGCMSFQQKENNNARQETEIGESEKVNKEPSAIVHETKNFLLIGVDSRGEEDSRSDAIVLASYEPSGESIKLVSLMRDSYVKIPDYQYMYSKLNHAYYIGGKELLKDTIEQNFGIQIDHTAIIDFKGFTAMLDAIAPDGIEAEVSAAMIEDMGLDLEPGKQKLKGSDILSYVRFRHDGQSDFGRVDRQQEILIGLKDEVMNQFSSPAGLARFPEVISQAMKYVETDLKIEEALSLGVKFLMNPVTDIETLRVPVEDSYENKTYEHAGSVLQLDFEENSEALKQFLDAEKN, from the coding sequence TTGAAAAAAATTATGATCCTATTTGCAGCGGCTGCAGCTATACTATCCGGCTGCATGTCTTTTCAGCAAAAAGAAAACAATAATGCAAGGCAGGAGACGGAGATCGGCGAGTCCGAAAAGGTGAATAAAGAGCCCTCAGCGATTGTACATGAAACGAAAAACTTTTTGCTGATTGGTGTCGATAGCAGAGGAGAAGAGGATTCACGTTCGGATGCCATTGTGCTGGCCAGCTATGAACCTTCCGGGGAATCCATTAAATTGGTCTCTCTTATGAGGGACAGCTATGTAAAAATACCGGATTACCAATATATGTACAGCAAGTTGAATCATGCTTATTATATAGGCGGCAAGGAATTATTAAAGGATACAATAGAACAAAACTTCGGAATCCAAATCGATCATACAGCAATTATTGATTTTAAGGGATTTACAGCGATGCTTGATGCGATTGCCCCGGACGGAATTGAAGCAGAAGTCAGTGCCGCCATGATTGAAGATATGGGATTGGATCTGGAGCCGGGAAAACAAAAGCTTAAGGGAAGCGACATTTTATCATATGTGAGATTTCGCCATGACGGACAAAGTGATTTCGGGAGAGTTGACCGGCAGCAGGAAATTTTAATTGGGCTTAAAGATGAAGTGATGAACCAATTCTCATCACCTGCCGGTTTAGCAAGGTTTCCTGAAGTAATCAGCCAGGCAATGAAATACGTTGAAACCGACTTAAAGATTGAAGAAGCATTATCACTCGGTGTGAAGTTTTTAATGAATCCTGTCACTGACATTGAAACACTTAGGGTACCTGTTGAAGATAGTTATGAGAATAAAACTTATGAACATGCCGGTTCGGTTCTCCAGCTTGATTTTGAAGAAAATTCAGAAGCGCTTAAGCAGTTTTTGGATGCTGAAAAGAACTGA
- a CDS encoding S41 family peptidase — MQNEDLNKETSETPDNNHSGFIRMKKFHFVMLLFFIVFLSAGITTFALAFGDEKAVDVGTSERREFDKLYTAYDTLKANYFQEVDQNNLINGAINGMLEALDDPYSDYMNEEEAESFHQSISSSFEGIGAEIQEQEGYIVIVSPLKGSPAEKAGLRPNDKVLSVDGKSLQGMSSTEAVMLIRGEKGTKVELAVQRPGTDEPMKISITRDTIPLETVYGEMLEDGIAKVQITTFSENTSKELVETLNELQKQGMKGLILDLRQNPGGLLDQAVEISSLFVPDGEILFQIEDRNGNREEVKSKREENPNIPLVVVIDKGSASASEILAAAVHESADVPLVGEKSFGKGTVQRAQDFSDGSNMKFTTEKWLTPDGNWIHKKGITPDHKVALPEYAALPFINPDTELKLSASSAQVKAAQAMLKALGYNPGREDGFFDEKTEAAVKEFQAAEKLDQNGVLSGQSTLRLMEKLREKIDQNDTQIQKAAEVLKKQIGS; from the coding sequence TTGCAAAATGAAGATTTAAACAAAGAAACTTCAGAAACACCAGATAATAACCATTCAGGTTTTATCCGCATGAAAAAGTTTCATTTTGTAATGCTGCTGTTTTTTATTGTGTTTCTTTCAGCTGGAATTACTACCTTTGCACTGGCCTTTGGAGATGAAAAGGCAGTAGATGTGGGAACAAGCGAAAGAAGGGAATTTGATAAGCTGTATACAGCGTATGATACCCTGAAAGCAAACTATTTCCAGGAAGTGGATCAAAATAACCTTATAAATGGCGCTATTAACGGTATGCTTGAAGCGCTCGATGATCCATACTCGGACTATATGAATGAAGAAGAAGCCGAAAGCTTTCATCAGAGTATTTCATCCTCTTTTGAAGGAATCGGAGCTGAAATCCAGGAACAGGAAGGCTACATAGTCATTGTATCCCCATTGAAAGGTTCACCTGCTGAAAAAGCCGGGCTTAGGCCAAATGACAAGGTTCTCTCAGTTGATGGAAAAAGCCTTCAGGGGATGAGCTCTACAGAAGCCGTTATGCTGATCAGAGGCGAAAAAGGGACTAAAGTAGAACTTGCAGTTCAGCGTCCCGGCACAGATGAGCCTATGAAAATTTCCATTACACGCGATACCATTCCGCTTGAAACCGTCTATGGGGAAATGCTGGAAGATGGTATTGCAAAAGTACAGATTACTACATTCTCAGAAAATACTTCTAAAGAACTGGTTGAAACTCTGAATGAACTGCAGAAGCAGGGCATGAAAGGATTAATCCTTGATCTTCGCCAGAATCCAGGAGGCCTTCTGGATCAGGCAGTGGAAATCTCCAGCCTGTTTGTCCCGGATGGCGAGATATTATTCCAAATTGAAGACCGCAATGGAAACAGAGAAGAAGTAAAATCAAAGAGAGAAGAAAACCCGAATATACCTTTAGTCGTTGTGATTGATAAAGGAAGTGCCAGTGCATCAGAAATTCTGGCTGCGGCAGTACACGAATCCGCAGATGTGCCGCTTGTCGGTGAAAAATCGTTTGGGAAAGGCACCGTCCAGCGTGCACAGGACTTCTCCGATGGGTCAAACATGAAATTCACTACTGAAAAATGGCTGACACCGGATGGAAATTGGATTCATAAAAAGGGAATTACACCTGACCACAAAGTGGCCTTGCCGGAATACGCTGCACTGCCATTTATTAATCCAGACACTGAATTAAAGCTTTCTGCTTCTTCAGCTCAGGTTAAAGCAGCTCAAGCTATGCTGAAAGCTCTGGGATATAATCCTGGAAGAGAAGACGGTTTCTTTGATGAAAAAACGGAAGCAGCTGTCAAGGAATTCCAGGCTGCTGAAAAGCTTGATCAAAATGGAGTATTATCAGGGCAGTCTACTCTTAGGCTGATGGAAAAACTCCGTGAAAAAATCGACCAAAATGATACGCAAATTCAAAAAGCAGCTGAAGTGCTGAAAAAACAAATAGGGTCATAA
- a CDS encoding heavy-metal-associated domain-containing protein, with the protein MEKVSFKVVGMTCGHCEEAVKNALLSIDGVASVSIAFHDEHAEIVYDPEKSDKEHLIKAIEDQGYGVA; encoded by the coding sequence TTGGAAAAAGTTTCATTTAAAGTTGTAGGCATGACCTGCGGCCATTGTGAAGAGGCAGTCAAAAATGCCCTTCTCTCCATCGATGGCGTGGCAAGCGTCTCGATTGCCTTTCATGATGAACATGCAGAAATCGTCTATGATCCTGAAAAATCTGATAAGGAACATTTGATAAAAGCGATAGAAGACCAGGGCTATGGGGTAGCCTGA
- a CDS encoding M15 family metallopeptidase, giving the protein MKKIIIMAGTLSLLLSGCSQLDPYLDKAKPLIEKIPFLGEDKSLDEPSQENESLNREESSAGEAGNEDKKDIQKDPLSLEASYFNDIKSVDGRNIIQNPDNVMVMVNKQFSLPDGYEPSKLMIPDVAFSYGKLDLEKSYMRQDAAEELEKLFAGALNEGVELFAVSGYRSFTRQSEVFEAEVNRVGKEKAVQAVAIPGSSEHQTGLSMDISSRSASLELSEEFGETKEGKWLAENAHHYGFILRYPKGKEAITGYKYEPWHFRYVGHEAAKVIYEKKWTLEEYFDLVKKI; this is encoded by the coding sequence ATGAAGAAGATCATAATTATGGCAGGGACCCTTAGCCTTCTGCTTTCCGGCTGCAGCCAGCTGGATCCGTATTTGGATAAAGCAAAGCCGCTTATTGAAAAAATTCCGTTCCTTGGGGAAGATAAAAGCCTCGATGAACCTTCTCAAGAAAATGAATCACTAAATAGAGAAGAAAGCAGTGCCGGGGAAGCAGGAAATGAAGACAAGAAAGATATTCAAAAGGATCCTCTTTCATTGGAAGCTTCATATTTTAATGATATTAAATCTGTGGATGGCAGAAATATTATCCAGAACCCTGATAATGTGATGGTCATGGTGAATAAACAATTCAGCCTTCCGGATGGCTATGAACCATCCAAGCTAATGATCCCGGATGTCGCATTTTCTTACGGGAAGTTAGATTTGGAAAAGAGCTATATGCGCCAGGACGCAGCTGAAGAACTGGAGAAGCTATTTGCTGGAGCATTGAATGAAGGTGTGGAATTATTTGCTGTATCCGGCTATCGCTCTTTTACACGGCAATCTGAAGTTTTTGAGGCCGAAGTAAATAGAGTTGGTAAAGAAAAAGCGGTCCAGGCTGTGGCGATTCCCGGAAGCAGTGAACATCAGACAGGACTGTCAATGGATATCTCAAGCAGAAGTGCAAGTCTTGAGCTTTCCGAAGAATTCGGGGAGACAAAGGAAGGAAAGTGGCTTGCTGAAAATGCGCATCATTATGGTTTTATTCTCCGCTATCCAAAAGGAAAAGAAGCCATCACAGGTTATAAATATGAGCCTTGGCATTTCCGTTATGTGGGCCATGAAGCTGCGAAAGTCATTTATGAAAAGAAATGGACTTTGGAAGAGTACTTTGATCTTGTTAAAAAAATCTAA
- the deoD gene encoding purine-nucleoside phosphorylase — translation MSVHIGAKENEIAETVLLPGDPLRAKYIAETFLENAECYNEVRNMFGYTGTYKGKRISVQGTGMGVPSISIYINELMQSYNVQNLIRVGTCGAIQKDVKVRDVILAMSSSTDSQMNRLTFGGVDFAPTANFDLLKKAYDAGIEKGLNLKVGNVFTSDMFYNDNSELEKWAKYQILAIEMETAALYTLAAKFDRKALSVLTVSDHILTGEETTAEERQTTFNEMIEVALEAAIKE, via the coding sequence ATGAGCGTACATATTGGTGCTAAAGAAAATGAAATTGCGGAAACGGTCCTGCTTCCTGGAGACCCTTTGCGTGCAAAATATATTGCAGAAACATTCTTAGAAAATGCGGAGTGCTACAATGAAGTCCGCAACATGTTTGGTTATACAGGAACATATAAAGGGAAGCGCATATCAGTTCAGGGTACAGGCATGGGGGTTCCATCCATTTCCATCTATATCAATGAACTGATGCAAAGCTATAATGTCCAAAACCTGATTAGAGTAGGAACGTGTGGTGCGATTCAAAAAGATGTAAAGGTTCGAGATGTAATCCTTGCGATGAGCTCTTCTACAGATTCCCAAATGAACAGGCTCACTTTCGGAGGGGTTGACTTTGCGCCGACAGCCAATTTTGATCTATTGAAAAAAGCTTATGATGCAGGTATTGAAAAAGGATTAAACCTTAAAGTCGGAAATGTCTTCACATCTGACATGTTCTATAATGACAATTCGGAACTTGAAAAATGGGCAAAGTATCAGATCCTGGCAATTGAGATGGAAACAGCCGCTCTATATACACTTGCAGCGAAGTTTGACCGCAAAGCACTATCTGTCCTAACAGTCAGTGATCACATCCTGACAGGTGAGGAAACGACTGCTGAAGAAAGACAAACCACCTTCAATGAAATGATCGAAGTGGCACTTGAAGCTGCTATTAAGGAATAA
- a CDS encoding YodL domain-containing protein: MLMELTRIKRREYDVTIFQTPEFRGKKGFQQVYRLNVEALTHDECLESVFRKFNVHDRIPEDFDGRFISTGDILYIDEGRRGQFYYQLKPGGWEEVNRIHIR, encoded by the coding sequence ATGCTGATGGAATTAACAAGGATCAAAAGAAGAGAGTATGATGTTACGATCTTTCAAACACCTGAATTCAGGGGCAAAAAAGGCTTTCAGCAAGTATATCGCCTTAATGTAGAAGCTTTGACTCATGATGAATGCCTTGAATCAGTTTTTAGAAAGTTTAATGTGCATGATCGGATCCCGGAGGATTTCGATGGCCGGTTTATTTCCACAGGAGATATACTCTATATTGATGAAGGCAGAAGAGGGCAATTTTATTATCAGCTGAAGCCGGGCGGCTGGGAAGAAGTTAATAGGATACATATTAGATAA